A region of Candidatus Brocadiaceae bacterium DNA encodes the following proteins:
- a CDS encoding ThuA domain-containing protein produces MRVLMTRHSGGYEHAYLPHAEVALKRLGRRSGVFEAVTTARSALITAERLADVDVVVLATSGDPGWSDEQKSAFMEAVRGGMGVVGIHNATTTYGDWPEFVEMIGGRFIGHPWCQEFTVRVEDTAHPAVAMLGECFRVRDEIYVHDDWDRSRTHVLLSLQNESVDMSRGPREDGDYALGWCHTWGRGRVIYSGFGHFEDLWEEPWYLEHLLGCIRWAARLA; encoded by the coding sequence ATGAGAGTCCTGATGACCCGGCACTCCGGGGGATACGAGCACGCCTACCTGCCGCACGCCGAGGTCGCGCTGAAGCGCCTGGGGCGCCGGTCGGGCGTGTTCGAGGCGGTGACGACCGCACGCAGCGCCCTGATCACGGCGGAACGCCTCGCCGACGTCGACGTGGTCGTTCTGGCGACGTCCGGCGATCCGGGCTGGAGCGACGAGCAGAAGTCGGCGTTCATGGAGGCGGTGCGCGGCGGAATGGGCGTCGTCGGCATCCACAACGCGACCACGACCTACGGGGACTGGCCGGAGTTCGTCGAGATGATCGGGGGCCGGTTCATCGGCCATCCCTGGTGCCAGGAGTTCACTGTGCGCGTGGAGGACACCGCCCATCCGGCGGTCGCCATGCTCGGCGAGTGCTTTCGGGTCCGGGACGAGATCTACGTCCACGACGACTGGGACCGCAGCAGGACGCACGTGCTGTTGTCGCTGCAGAACGAGTCGGTGGATATGTCCAGGGGTCCGCGGGAGGATGGCGACTACGCGCTCGGGTGGTGCCACACCTGGGGCCGTGGCCGGGTCATCTACTCCGGGTTCGGGCATTTCGAAGACCTGTGGGAGGAGCCCTGGTATCTGGAGCACCTGCTGGGATGCATCCGTTGGGCCGCCCGCCTTGCGTGA
- a CDS encoding HDIG domain-containing protein, whose translation MADWPARDEALSVLHEWTENKNLRKHAYAVEAAMRAYARRLGEDEDRWGVLGLLHDFDYERYPDAADHPARGAEYLRAQGYSEELAEGVMAHAEHTGTSRDTAMKRAVFAVDELTGLIVAVALVRPSRKLSDVTVDAVMKKWPEKRFAAGVDRSLVETGAREMGVSLEEHIGIVLEAMQEIAEDLGL comes from the coding sequence ATGGCTGATTGGCCGGCCCGCGATGAAGCACTGAGCGTCCTGCATGAGTGGACGGAGAACAAGAACCTGCGGAAGCACGCCTACGCGGTGGAGGCCGCGATGCGGGCATATGCACGCCGCCTGGGAGAGGACGAGGACAGGTGGGGCGTGCTGGGGCTTCTGCACGATTTCGACTACGAACGGTACCCGGATGCGGCGGATCACCCGGCCCGCGGGGCCGAGTATTTGCGTGCGCAGGGGTACTCGGAGGAACTCGCCGAGGGCGTCATGGCCCACGCCGAGCACACCGGGACGTCGCGGGACACGGCCATGAAGCGGGCCGTCTTCGCCGTGGATGAGCTGACGGGGCTGATCGTGGCGGTCGCACTGGTTCGGCCGTCCAGGAAGCTGTCGGACGTGACGGTGGACGCCGTGATGAAGAAGTGGCCGGAGAAGCGCTTCGCGGCGGGTGTGGACCGGTCGCTGGTGGAGACGGGCGCCCGCGAGATGGGCGTGTCGCTCGAGGAGCACATCGGGATCGTCCTGGAGGCGATGCAGGAGATCGCGGAGGACCTGGGGCTCTGA
- a CDS encoding peptidylprolyl isomerase, translating into MPTSARINTSMGTMTLELHDVKAPNTVANFVHLASKGFYDELSFHRVIAGFMVQGGCPSGDGRGGPGWNFADEFVPDLRHDGTGVLSMANAGPNTNGSQFFITLAATPWLDGKHAVFGRVREGLDVLRKIGSVKTDGRDRPLKPVTIRSVEILRDGQPLTGVQPMPEVL; encoded by the coding sequence ATGCCAACGTCAGCACGAATCAACACGTCGATGGGGACAATGACCCTCGAGTTGCACGACGTGAAGGCGCCCAACACCGTCGCGAACTTCGTGCATCTCGCCTCGAAGGGATTCTACGACGAGCTGAGCTTTCACCGCGTCATTGCGGGCTTCATGGTCCAGGGCGGATGCCCCTCGGGTGACGGCCGCGGCGGGCCGGGGTGGAACTTCGCGGACGAGTTCGTGCCGGACCTCCGGCATGACGGCACGGGCGTGCTGTCGATGGCCAACGCGGGGCCGAACACCAACGGGTCGCAGTTTTTCATCACACTGGCGGCCACGCCGTGGCTGGACGGCAAGCACGCCGTGTTCGGGCGTGTGCGCGAAGGTCTGGACGTTCTGAGGAAGATCGGCTCGGTCAAGACCGACGGGCGGGATCGGCCGCTCAAGCCCGTGACGATCCGGAGCGTGGAGATTCTCCGGGACGGCCAGCCGCTCACCGGCGTGCAGCCCATGCCCGAGGTGCTCTGA